TTCCAGGATCCAGTCAGGAGCACTGTATGGTCCAGGATTCAGTCAGGAGCACTGCATGATCGAGGATTAAGTCAGGAGCACTGCATGGTCCAGAATTCAGTCAGGAGTGCTGCATGGTCAAGGATCCAGTCAGGAGCACTGTACGGTCCAGGATCCAGTCAGGAGCACTGTATGGTCCAGGATTCAGTCAGGAGCACTGCATGATCGAGGATTAAGTCAGGAGCACTGCATGGTCCAGAATTCAGTCAGGAGTGCTGCATGGTCAAGGATCCAGTCAGGAGCACTGTATGGTCCAGGATCCAGTCAGGAGCACTGCACAGTCCAGGATTCAGTCAGGAGCACTGCACGGTCCATTATTCAGTCAGGAGCACTGCATGGTCCAGGATTATGTCAAGAGCACTGCACGGTACAGGATTCAGTCATGAGCACTGTACGGTCCATGATTCAGTCAGGAGCACTGCATGGTCCAGGATTATGTCAAGAGCACTGCACGGTACAGGATTCAGTCATGAGCACTGTACGGTCCATGATTCAGTCAGGAGCACTGCATGGTCCAGGATCCAGTCAGGAGCACTGCATGATCCAGGATTCAGTCATGAGCACTGTACGGTCCATGATCCAGTCAGGAGCACTGCATGATCGAGGATTAAGTCAGGAGCACTGCATGGTCCAGAATTCAGTCAGGAGTGCTGCATGGTCAAGGATCCAGTCAGGAGCACTGTATGGTCCAGGATCCAGTCAGGAGCACTGCACAGTCCAGGATTCAGTCAGGAGCACTGCACGGTCCATTATTCAGTCAGGAGCACTGCATGGTCCAGGATTATGTCAAGAGCACTGCACGGTACAGGATTCAGTCATGAGCACTGTACGGTCCATGATTCAGTCAGGAGCACTGCATGGTCCAGGATTATGTCAAGAGCACTGCACGGTATAGGATTCAGTCATGAGCACTGTACGGTCCATGATTCAGTCAGGAGCACTGCATGGTCCAGGATCCAGTCAGGAGCACTGCATGATCCAGGATTCAGTCATGAGCACTGTACGGTCCATGATTCAGTCAGGAGCACTGCATGGTCCAGGATCCAGTCAGGAGCACTGCATGATCCAGGATTATGTCAAGAGCACTGCATGATCCAGGATTCAGTCAGGAGCACTGCCCGGTCCAGGATCCAGTCAGGAGCACTGCACGGTCCAGGATTCAGTCAGGAGCACTGCACGGTCCAGGATTCAGTCAGGAGCACTGCATGGTCCAGAATTCAGTCAGGAGCACTTCATTATCCAGGATCCAGTCAGGAGTGCTGCACGGTCCAGGATCCAGCTACTGCTTGGTTCAGGATTCAGTCAGGAACACTGCATGATCCAGGATTATGTCAGGGTAGCAAAGATGTACTCCAAAATGAACTTGAGAACAATATTTATTTCACCTCCCAAGTTGATCAAACATCACTCATAGACAGTAACTCACACAACATCACTCCTACAGACAATAACTCACAACATCACTCATACAGACAGTAACTCATACAGACTGGTATTTCCCTCAACAGCATCCAGGTGCAGTGCTTTACAGAACACATCTAAAGTACCCACACCCCTGCTCTCATCTCTTATCCTTCCATATCATATGCCATACCCTGCCATAACCTGCCATACCCTGCTGTACCCTGCCATACCCTATCATACCCTGCTATACCCTGACATGTTGAAGTAAGAAATAGCGCAGATGGTTTCAGCTTGAACATCCTAACACACACCAGATGGCCATGCCCTTGGTCATCTCATCAGCATATTTCTGCTGGAAATACTCCAGAGCTGCCATGTCTACTCACTGTCTCAACTGTCCTATGGGTAGAGTTATCTTAGCACCCTGGGTAGAAGAACTGTCTAATTGGGATTACAATTATACAGGGTTGGAGGGCGTTCTGTATATCCTTCCTCTGGACACTCCTCCCATTTCCATGTCTATTTTGATCAGGTTTTGTGCGTGTTTCTGAAATGGTCTCAGTATGAGTTtgttgtgtgtttgagtgtgtgtttgagtgtgtgtttgagtgtgtgtaatGAGTGTGTCTCAGTGGAGGCTTCTGAGGGGAGGACAGTTtacaataatggctggaacagagcaaatgaaatggcatcaaaccatgtgtttgacgtatttgataccattccactcattctgctccagccattaccaggaGCCCGTCCTCCCAAATGAAGGTGCCATCAACCTCCTGTGGTCTGTCTGTAGGGCATTCAGGGTTCGGGCTATGTATCCTTCCTTTTTATGTATTCTCCCTTTCGTTATTGGTTAAGATTTGGacatgttggggcggcagggtagcctagtggttagagcgttgcactAGTAACCGgagggttgcaagttcaaacccccgagctgacaaggtacacatctgtcgttctgcccctgaacaggcagttaacccacggttcctgggccgtcattgaaaataagaatttgttcttatctgacttgcctgttaaaattaaaataaattttTCTGAATTggtctctgcatgtgtgtgtcgGAACTGTATTTTAGGGTTACACCATGACCAAATTATATGCATGATCATTTTTTCTACCCCGACCAGATGTGATCATGACACACAGGTTAAATTATCCTCTTGGTTTTTCTTGTATTGCTCTTTGTTTTTGTTGTCAGTGTTGTTTTGTTTCGCATTGTATGAATGTTTTGTCTACTAATGCTGTCACGtagctaggagtggtgggtgcggagtcaggcgcagagagcagaggtttAGCGAAAACTGTATTTATTCGGGTAAGGTAAGGTCATGCCAACAACAACAGGCGAAAATAATGACAGACCCAAAACAGGACACCAAGCAgtcaaaaaaaaactaaaaaacacAACCATCcacaaacagaacagagaacaagccTGCACAAAAGCACGTGGGCATAGACGTTTTAAATAGCCCTGAACCAAaccccaaacaagaaacaggtgaaaccaatacagacataaccaacagaaaaggaaaagggaatcggtggcagctagtagaccggtgacgacgaccaccgagcgccgcacgaacagggagaggagtcaccttcggtggaagtcgtgacaaatgCTGTGTCGCCCGTTTGCCCCGTGTGGCTTATGTGGCTCATTTGGGTCATGTGGGTCATGTACCACCAGATGGCTGTGTGGCCCGTGTGGCTCGTGTGGCCCATGTACCACCAGGCTGTGTGGCCTGTCTGCTTTGTGTGGCCCGTGTGGCTTTTGTATCATCAGATGGCCTGTGTGGCCCATGTGGCTTGTGTGGCCCATGTGCTTTGTGTGGCCCGTGTGGCTTGTGTGGCCTGTTTGGCTTTTGTAACACCAAATGGCTTGTGTGGCCTGTGTGGCTTGTGGACTGTGTGGCTTGTGGCCCGTGTGGCTTGTGGCCCATGTGGCTTGTGTGGCCCGTGTGGCTTATGTGGCCCGTGTGGCCCATGTGACCTGTGTGGCCCGTGTGGCCACCAGATGGCTGTGTGGCTCGTATACCACCAGATGGCTATGTGGCTCGTATACCACCAGATGTCTGTGTGACTCGTGTACCACCAGATGTCTGTGTGACTCGTGTACCACCAGATGGCTATGTGGCTCGTATACCACCAGATGGCTATGTGGCTCGTATACCACCAGATGTCTGTGTGACTCGTGTACCACCAGATGGCTGTGTGGCTCGTATACCACCAGATGGCTGTGTGGCTCGTATACCACCAGATGGCTGTGTGACTCGTATACCACCAGATGGCTGTGTGGCTCGTATACCACCAGATGTCTGTGTGACTCGTGTACCACCAGATGGCTGTGTGGCTCGTATACCACCAGATGGCTGTGTGGCTCGTATACCACCAGATGGCTGTGTGGCTCGTATACCACCAGATGGCTGTGTGGCTCGTATACCACCAGATGGCTGTGTGGCTCGTATACCACCAGATGGCTGTGTGGCTCGTATACCACCAGATGGCTGTGTGACTCGTATACCACCAGATGGCTGTGTGGCTCGTATACCACCAGATGTCTGTGTGACTCGTGTACCACCAGATGGCTGTGTGGCTCGTATACCACCAGATGGCTGTGTGACTCGTGTACCACCAGATGGCTGTGTGGCTCGTATACCACCAGATGTCTGTGTGACTCGTTTACCACCAGATGGCTGTGTGACTCGTGTACCACCAGATGGCTGTGTGGCTCGTATACCACCAGATGGCTGTGTGACTCGTGTACCAACTGATGGCTGTGTGGCTCGTATACCACCAGATGGCTGTGTGACTCGTGTACCAACAGATGGCTGTGTGGCTCGTATACCACCAGATGGCTGTGTGACTCGTGTACCACCAGATGGCTGTGTGGCTCGTATACCACCAGATGGCTGTGTGACTCGTGTACCACCAGATGGCTGTGTGGCTCGTATACCACCAGATGGCTGTGTGACTCGTGTACCAACAGATGGCTGTGTGGCTCGTATACCACCAGATGGCTGTGTGACTCGTGTACCAACAGATGGCTGTGTGGCTCGTATACCACCAGATGGCTGTGTGACTCGTGTACCACCAGATGGCTGTGTGGCTCGTATACCACCAGATGGCTGTGTGACTCGTGTACCACCAGATGGCTGTGTGGCTCGTATACCACCAGATGGCTGTGTGACTCGTGTCCCACCAGATGGCTGTGTGACTCGTATACCACCAGATGTCTGTGTGACTCGTGTACCACCAGATGGCTGTGTGGCTCGTATACCACCAGATGGCTGTGTGACTCGTGTACCACCAGATGGCTGTGTGGCTCGTATACCACCAGATGGATGTGTGACTCGTGTACCACCAGATGGCTGTGTGGCTCGTATACCACCAGATGGATGTGTGGCTCGTATACCACCAGATGGCTGTGTGGCTCGTATACCACCAGATGGCTGTGTGACTTGTGTACCAACAGATGGCTGTGTGGCTCGTATATCACCAGATGGCTGTGTGGCTCGTATACCACCAGATGGCTGTGTGGCTCGTATACCACCAGATGGCTGTGTGACTCGTGTACCACCAGATGGCTGTGTGACTCGTGTACCACCAGATGGCTGTGTGGCTCGTGTACCACCAGATGGCTGTGTGGCTCGTGTACCAACAGATGGCTGTGTGGCTCGTATATCACCAGATGGCTGTGTGGCTCGTATACCACCAGATGGCTGTGTGGCTCGTATACCACCAGATGGCTGTGTGACTCGTGTACCACCAGATGGCTGTGTGACTCGTGTACCAACAGATGGCATGTATTGTTTTGACTCTACTTTTCTCTACAACAATTAATCCACGGATAAAAGGAGAAAGCTAGTTAGTTGTTAGTTATCTTACCCACTGAATGACTAGATGACCAGGACAGTGGCCCATAATGACTTCCCCCCCTCACATCGCCTACAGCCAGGGGGGTTAAAATGCATAATAACTTCCCCCTCTCACATCGCCTACAGCCAGGGGGGTTAAAATGCATAATAACTTCCCCCTCTCACATCGCCTGCAGCCAGTGGGGTTAAAATGCATAATAACTTCCCCCTCTCACATCGCCTACAGCCAGTGGGGTTAAAATGCATAATAACTTCCCCCTCTCATATCGCCTACAGCCAGTGGGGTTAAAATGCATAATAACTTCCCCCTCTCACATCGCCTACAGCCAGTGGGGTTAAAATGCATAATAACTTCCCCCTCTCACATCGCCTACAGCCAGTGGGGTTAAAATGCATAATAACTTCCCCCTCTCACATCGCCTACAGCCAGTGGGGTTAAAATGCATAATAACTTCCCCCTCTCACATCGCCTGCAGCCAGTGGGGTTAAAATGCATAATAACTTCCCCCTCTCACATCGCCTACAGCCAGTGGGGTTAAAATGCATAATAACTTCCCCCTCTCACATCGCCTGCAGACAGCGGGGTTAAAATGCATAATAACTTCCCCCTCTCACATCGCCTGCAGCCAGTGGGGTTAAAATGCATAATAACTTCCCCCTCTCACATCGCCTGCAGCCAGTGGGGTTAAAATGCATAATAACTTCCCCCTCTCACATCGCCTGCAGCCAGTGGGGTTAAAATGCATAATAACTTCCCCCTCTCATATCGCCTGCAGCCAGTGGGGTTAAAATGCATAATAACTTCCCCCTCTCACATCGCCTGCAGCCAGTGGGGTTAAAATGCATAATAACTTCCCCCTCTCACATCGCCTGCAGCCAGGGGGTTAAAATGCATAATAACTTCCCCTCTCATATCGCCTGCAGACAGTGGGGTTAAAATGCATAATAACTTCCCCCTCTCACATCGCCTACAGCCAGTGGGGTTAAAATGCATGATAACTTCCCCCTCTCACATCGCCTGCAGCCAGTGGGGTTAAAATGCATAATAACTTCCCCCTCTCATATCGCCTACAGCCAGTGGGGTTAAAATGCATAATAACTTCCCCCTCTCACATCGCCTGCAGCCAGTGGGGTTAAAATCGTTtccggttccgggttggagcgagcggtcgcattcgcacttcgctctgcaggttgtataactttttcattacatttcatttagtacaacggttgatttgtctaatcttagcaattcttcttagctagctacatagccgtccttgtatcagagataattgcataattatcgtatttcgtcgccctacgTAGCCTTCattgctattcgcccaggagctagcaagcgctagctaacgcacacagattagcatcactgtagtgctattcactcaactgtacgacttgattagtctagtgttagctagctacatagctgtctttgtttccaagataattgtgtagtttagtgtgtgtagccttggagtgattatcttaattcactgaggttcgctagccagctatttgtcgtccttaacgtaggagactctgctggctagccaacagctaacagctagccaacatcaacccggtcgcattccgcttcgctccacagttagtatcacattttcatttcatttcattacagtacaacggtttgatttgtttgatcgtagctagctacatagccgtctttgtttcaaagataattgtgtagtctagagcgatttcctaggttagctagccagctattgtcgttcttttaacgcaacgtaacgtaaacaacactgctagctagccagctagcccccgattagcagcactgtagaaactattacactcaacggaacgacttgattagtgtagtgtcaacaacgcagccactgccagctagcctactttagcagtactgtatcattttaatcattttagtcaataagactcttgctacgtaagcttaactttctgaacattcgagacgtgtagaccacttgtcattccaatctccttgcattagcgtagccttttctgtagcctgtcaactatgtgtctgtctatccctgttctctcctctctgcacagaccatacaaacgctccacaccgcgtggccgcgaccaccctaatctggtggtcccagcgcgtacgacccacgtggagttccaggtctccggtagcctctggaactgccgatctgcggccaacaagccagagttcatctcagcctatgcctccctccagtcccttgacttcttggcactgacggaaacatggatcaccacaaataacactgctactcctactgctctctcctcgtccgcccacgtgttctcgcacaccccgagagcttctggtcagcggggtggtggcaccgggatcctcatctctcccaagtggtctttctctctttctccccttacccatctgtctatcgcctcctttgaattccatgctgtcacagttaccagccctttcaagcttaacatccttatcatttatcgccctccaggttcctcggagagttcatcaatgagcttgatgccttgataagctcctttcctgaggacggctcacctctcacagttctgggcgactttaacctccccacgtctacctttgactcattcctctctgcctccttctttccactcctctcctcttttgacctcaccctctcaccttccccctactcacaaggcaggcaatacgcttgacctcatctttactagatgctgttcttccactaacctcattgcaactcccctccaagtctccgaccactaccttgtatccttttccctctcgctctcatccaacacttcccacactgcccctactcggatggtatcgcgccgtcccaaccttcgctctctctcccccgctactctctcctcttccatcctatcatctcttccctctgctcaaactttctccaacctatctcctgattctgcctcctcaaccctcctctcctcccttactgcatcctttgactccctatgtcccctatcctccaggccggctcggtcctcccctcccgctccgtggctcgacgactccttgcgagctcacagaacagggctccgggcagccgagcggaaatggaggaaaactcgcctccctgcggacctggcatcctttcactccctcctctctacattttcctcctctgtctctgctgctaaagccactttctaccattctaaattccaagcatctgcctctaaccctaggaagctctttgccaccttctcctccctcctgaatcccccctcctccctctctgcagatcacttcgtcaaccattttgaaaagaaggtcgacgacatccgatcctcgtttgctaagtcaaacgacaccgctggttctgctcacactgccctaccctatgctctgacctctttctccctctctctccagatgaaatctcgcgtcttgtgacggccggccgcccaacaacctgcccgcttgaccctatcccctcctctcttctccagaccatttccggagaccttctcccttacctcacctcgctcatcaactcatccctgaccgctggctacgtccctcccgtcttcaagagagcgagagttgcacccttctgaaaaaacctacactcgatccctccgatgtcaacaactacagaccagtatcccttctctcttttctctccaaaactcttgagcgtgccgtccttggccagctctaccgctatctctctcagaatgaccttcttgatccaaatcagtcaggtttcaagactagtcattcaactgagactgctcttctctgtatcacggaggcgctccgcactgctaaagctaactctctctcctctgctctcatccttctagacctatcggctgccttcgatactgtgaaccatcagatcctcctctccaccctctccgagttgggcatctccggcgcggcccacgcttggattgcgtcctacctgacaggtcgctcctaccaggtggcgtggcgagaatctgtctcctcaccacgcgctctcaccactggtgtccccagggctctgttctaggccctctcttattctcgctatacaccaagtcacttggctctgtcataacctcacatggtctctcctatcattgctatgcagacgacacacaattaatcttctcctttcccccttctgatgaccaggtggcgaatcgcatctctgcatgtctggcagacatatcagtgtggatgacggatcaccacctcaagctgaacctcagcaagacggagctcctcttcctcccgggaaggactgcccgttccatgatctcgccatcacggttgacaactccattgtgtcctcctcccagagcgctaagaaccttggcgtgatcctggacaacaccctgacgttctcaactaacatcaaggcggtgtcccgttcctgtaggttcatgctctacaacatccgcagagtacgaccctgcctcacacaggaagcggcgcaggtcctaatccaggcacttgtcatctcccgtcttgattactgcaactcgctgttggctgggctccctgcctgtgccattaaacccctacaact
This genomic interval from Oncorhynchus keta strain PuntledgeMale-10-30-2019 chromosome 2, Oket_V2, whole genome shotgun sequence contains the following:
- the LOC127913243 gene encoding putative uncharacterized protein ENSP00000383309, which produces MACVACVACGLCGLWPVWLVAHVACVARVAYVARVAHVTCVARVATRWLCDGYVARIPPDGYVARIPPDVCVTRVPPDGCVARIPPDGCVARIPPDGCVTRIPPDGCVARIPPDVCVTRVPPDGCVARIPPDGCVARIPPDGCVARIPPDGCVARIPPDGCVARIPPDGCVARIPPDGCVTRIPPDGCVARIPPDVCVTRVPPDGCVARIPPDGCVTRVPPDGCVARIPPDVCVTRLPPDGCVTRVPPDGCVARIPPDGCVTRVPTDGCVARIPPDGCVTRVPTDGCVARIPPDGCVTRVPPDGCVARIPPDGCVTRVPPDGCVARIPPDGCVTRVPTDGCVARIPPDGCVTRVPTDGCVARIPPDGCVTRVPPDGCVARIPPDGCVTRVPPDGCVARIPPDGCVTRVPPDGCVTRIPPDVCVTRVPPDGCVARIPPDGCVTRVPPDGCVARIPPDGCVTRVPPDGCVARIPPDGCVARIPPDGCVARIPPDGCVTCVPTDGCVARISPDGCVARIPPDGCVARIPPDGCVTRVPPDGCVTRVPPDGCVARVPPDGCVARVPTDGCVARISPDGCVARIPPDGCVARIPPDGCVTRVPPDGCVTRVPTDGMYCFDSTFLYNN